One genomic segment of Thermodesulfobacteriota bacterium includes these proteins:
- the gspC gene encoding type II secretion system protein GspC, whose protein sequence is MLISVLKKYIWVVNLILIVGISYTLAQIVNDRIKGGLSNTKPGTTTSSESKGQKLKQLNSRSSYEIILKRNIFGLQSTTSGNSLIQDAPQTTLNLELLGTAIEPGERSIAIIKNLDTNKVRGYLEGELIDIIQSERVKLAKIENCRALVERSDGAETIRCKKDLDENASSDNKSRLGQVSALDRSSIVSSRSAVLPKSEAEGIKEVNEGEYEIDRKMLDELLSDPNQLLTQARVIPQEDGLRFFAIRPNSIFFMIGLRNGDILHKINDVELSNVENALSLFEELRGESQFNINLTRRGQKFTYEYSVK, encoded by the coding sequence ATGCTTATATCAGTCCTGAAAAAATATATATGGGTTGTTAACCTCATACTAATAGTTGGGATCTCTTATACACTAGCCCAAATAGTGAATGACAGAATAAAAGGAGGTCTATCGAACACAAAGCCCGGGACTACTACATCTTCAGAAAGCAAAGGCCAAAAACTCAAACAATTAAACTCACGAAGCTCCTACGAAATAATTTTAAAGAGGAATATATTCGGACTACAGAGCACCACATCGGGCAACTCTTTAATACAGGATGCACCTCAAACCACGCTCAACCTCGAATTGCTTGGCACCGCCATCGAGCCGGGGGAGAGGTCCATAGCCATTATAAAAAACTTGGATACGAATAAAGTTAGGGGCTACCTGGAGGGAGAGCTAATTGATATAATCCAATCGGAAAGGGTAAAACTGGCAAAGATCGAAAACTGCAGGGCGCTGGTAGAGCGCAGCGACGGCGCAGAAACCATAAGATGCAAAAAAGATTTGGACGAAAATGCATCTTCAGACAACAAATCTAGATTAGGCCAAGTATCCGCACTGGATAGGAGTTCGATCGTGAGCAGCCGCAGTGCAGTCTTACCCAAGAGCGAAGCTGAAGGCATAAAGGAGGTCAACGAGGGTGAATATGAAATCGACCGCAAAATGCTGGATGAACTCCTAAGCGACCCAAATCAGCTTCTAACCCAAGCCCGGGTTATTCCCCAGGAAGACGGCCTTCGGTTCTTCGCTATAAGGCCAAATAGCATTTTCTTCATGATCGGACTCAGAAATGGCGATATATTGCACAAGATAAATGATGTAGAGCTGAGCAACGTTGAAAATGCCCTTAGTCTCTTCGAGGAGCTTAGGGGAGAAAGCCAATTTAATATTAATCTAACCAGGCGGGGACAAAAGTTTACCTACGAATACTCGGTTAAATGA
- the galT gene encoding galactose-1-phosphate uridylyltransferase, with translation MRELRYDPIRNRWVIISTERSRRPSDYTLDRNQPNNTERTVVSCPFCEGSEGKTPPEIFAIRQGSPNSPGWKVRVVPNKFPALQIEDNAFRYGMGIFDVVSGAGAHEVIIETPHHDQGLADLDLNWIKDVLIAFRERITDLFRDPRLRYVLIFKNHRAEAGASLFHTHSQLIATPMVPPVVKQELIVCRENYRSKERCFICDLIKQEIEFEKRIVYDTNGYVIWTPFASSFPFETWIIPKSHLHDYSKLSDRELLDLALVLKLNLISLKRLLNDPPYNFVIHTAPPKFSRPGHPEHWDSIEFDFHWHIEIIPRLTTIAGFEWGAGFFINPTPPEAASDYLREEIRRNFEQGERIN, from the coding sequence ATGCGTGAACTTAGATATGACCCCATCAGAAACAGGTGGGTAATAATATCAACCGAACGCTCGAGAAGACCGAGTGACTACACCCTTGACCGGAATCAACCCAATAACACCGAGAGAACAGTCGTTTCATGCCCTTTCTGTGAAGGCTCAGAGGGTAAAACCCCACCGGAAATTTTTGCCATAAGACAAGGGAGTCCCAATTCGCCAGGGTGGAAAGTAAGGGTCGTACCCAATAAATTCCCCGCACTCCAGATTGAGGACAACGCTTTTAGATACGGAATGGGAATATTCGACGTCGTAAGCGGGGCTGGGGCTCACGAAGTGATCATCGAAACCCCCCATCATGACCAGGGACTTGCCGACCTGGACTTAAACTGGATAAAAGACGTATTAATTGCCTTCAGAGAAAGGATAACCGACCTATTTCGGGACCCTAGGCTTAGGTATGTATTAATATTCAAAAACCACCGGGCGGAAGCCGGTGCATCACTCTTTCACACCCACTCTCAACTTATAGCCACGCCAATGGTTCCCCCTGTGGTGAAACAAGAACTGATCGTCTGCCGGGAGAATTACAGGAGTAAAGAAAGATGCTTCATTTGTGACCTCATAAAACAGGAAATCGAATTTGAAAAAAGAATCGTTTATGACACCAACGGCTACGTAATCTGGACGCCGTTTGCCTCCAGTTTTCCCTTTGAGACCTGGATAATCCCCAAAAGCCATCTCCATGACTACTCTAAGCTGAGCGATAGGGAACTCCTGGACCTGGCGCTCGTGCTCAAGCTTAACCTCATCTCGCTCAAGAGGCTTTTAAATGACCCTCCTTATAACTTCGTAATCCACACCGCACCACCGAAATTCAGCCGTCCAGGCCATCCCGAACACTGGGATTCAATTGAGTTTGATTTTCATTGGCACATCGAGATAATACCTCGCCTCACCACCATAGCCGGGTTTGAATGGGGGGCTGGCTTTTTCATAAACCCTACCCCTCCGGAGGCGGCGTCCGATTATCTAAGAGAAGAAATAAGAAGGAATTTTGAACAGGGGGAGAGAATAAATTAA
- a CDS encoding sulfotransferase domain-containing protein, with product MKQLLQKIFGNSSAPETSNRVITVVSGLPRSGTSMMMKMLEAGGLPILTDNIREADSDNPKGYYEFERVKKLSKGDLEWLEEAQGKVVKIISELLKYLPSKYEYRVIFIHRKMEEILASHKKMLENRGISDDGISDEEMARLFNMHLQKVEDWLRTQPNISVLNVDYNRLLVNPQPYIEEINRFLGYNKLNIDRMAEVVDPNLYRNRK from the coding sequence ATGAAACAATTATTGCAAAAGATATTCGGCAACAGCTCTGCTCCGGAAACCAGTAATCGGGTGATAACGGTCGTGTCCGGCCTGCCCCGTTCCGGCACTTCAATGATGATGAAGATGCTGGAAGCAGGGGGGTTACCCATTTTGACCGACAATATACGCGAGGCTGACTCTGACAATCCCAAAGGATATTATGAGTTTGAACGGGTGAAAAAGCTCAGCAAAGGCGACTTAGAATGGCTCGAAGAAGCCCAGGGAAAAGTGGTCAAGATAATTTCTGAGCTATTAAAATATCTGCCATCCAAATACGAATATAGGGTCATCTTTATTCACCGAAAGATGGAAGAGATCCTGGCCTCTCACAAGAAAATGCTCGAAAACCGAGGTATATCAGATGATGGAATATCTGATGAAGAAATGGCACGTTTATTTAATATGCACCTCCAGAAAGTGGAGGACTGGCTCCGTACACAGCCCAATATCTCCGTTCTAAACGTTGATTACAACCGCCTCCTGGTCAACCCCCAGCCGTATATAGAAGAGATCAATCGTTTTTTGGGCTATAATAAGCTCAATATCGACAGGATGGCCGAGGTAGTTGACCCAAACCTTTATCGCAATCGTAAGTAG
- a CDS encoding thermonuclease family protein yields the protein MLILRILFKNTLLPPVLLFASVLSTTCGKYEEVKENLKFAFPDYVKCGVVKVVDGDTFHCQLSDRRIEKIRLTGIEIPESIDNEATNFTKSYLRRGTPVKLEFDSETRDNYGLILAYVYLPGEKMLNALLIQEGYAKINTNTPNIKFKDPFLTLETEARTPGKGLWKKE from the coding sequence ATGTTAATTCTGCGAATCTTGTTTAAAAATACTCTGCTGCCACCGGTTTTATTATTCGCCTCCGTTCTTTCAACGACATGCGGTAAGTACGAGGAAGTAAAAGAAAATCTCAAATTTGCCTTCCCCGATTACGTCAAATGCGGTGTAGTAAAAGTTGTTGATGGCGATACATTTCACTGTCAACTTTCTGATAGACGGATAGAAAAGATTAGATTGACTGGCATTGAAATACCGGAATCCATCGATAATGAGGCCACAAACTTTACTAAGTCTTATCTAAGAAGAGGAACACCTGTTAAGCTTGAGTTCGATTCGGAAACCAGAGATAACTATGGGCTCATTTTAGCGTATGTTTATTTACCCGGCGAAAAAATGCTAAACGCACTCCTTATTCAAGAAGGATATGCCAAAATTAACACCAATACACCCAACATAAAATTTAAGGACCCCTTTCTAACATTAGAGACCGAGGCAAGGACACCAGGTAAGGGATTATGGAAAAAAGAGTGA